TGCACGCGGTGTCCGACCGGCCGGTCGTCTTCGCAAAGCTCCCCGGCGGCCAGCACTCCTTCGACCGCTTCAACTCGGCCCGCTTCAACGCCGTGGTCGACGGTGTGCGCGAGTTCGCCGCCCGGCTCGCCGCGCGGGGCTGAGCTCAGGCTTCCGGCAGCTTCGCGAGGAACGCCTCGAGCCGGTCGGCCAACTCGGCCGGCCGGCTCAGCGCCAGCAGATGCCCGCCGTCGATCGCCTCGGGCTCGATGCCCAGGCGCTCCCGGATCACCCGCTGCTGGAACTCCAGCGGGAAGAGCCGGTCGTCGCGTCCGACGATCGCCTTGATCGGGATCGAGGGCCACGCGATGAACTCGGCCGACTGGTCGAACGGGGTGGTGGCGGGGGTGCGCCCGCCCTTGGCCGCCTCCTCGCGCAGCGCGTCGGGCAGATCGTGGAAGAAGTGCGTCTCCACCGTGAACTCCGGGTCGCGCCCGGCGGCGCGGTCCGCCGCCACCCGGGCCTGCGGCTGGCCGGTCTGCGCCCACCACTCGCCCGGGGTCTCGCCCGGGATCGGGGTCATCGGGTTGAGCAGCACGAGCGCGCGCAAGGGCGTGCGGCTCGCCACGACCGGCGCGGTGAAGGCGCCCATGGACTGCGCGAGCAGCACCGTCTCCGGGTGGCCGGCCGCGTCCGCGAGCACCTGCCGGGCGTAGTCCTCGAGCCCGAGCCGGGGGTCGTCCTCGGCGATGTCCACCGCGATCGCTTCGTGGCCGCGGCCCTCGAGTTGTTCGACGAGCAGGTGGAAGTACCACGCCTCGCCGCCGGCTCCCGGAATGAGTACGAACCGTGCCATCCGCCCGCTCCCGTCGATGATCAGCTCCCTGGCACGGCCACGCTACCGCCCGGTTCGGACATTTCTCCGCAACCGCCGCTCCGTGCTTGACGGCGGTGCGCCGGGTCGGCATAGTCTGATTCTACTAGGAACCTAGTGGAATAGGAGTTGAGGTGATCGAGTTCCATCTCGACACACGCTCCGGCCTCGCCCCGTACCTGCAGATCGTCGGGCAGGTACGCCAGGCGCTGCTGCTGGGGCTGCTGGCGGAGGGCGACAAGCTGCCCACGGTCAAAGAGGTGGTCGCCAAGGTGGCGATCAACCCGAACACGGTGAGCAAGGCGTACCGCGAACTCGAGCATCTGGGCCTGGCCGCGGCCAAGCCCGGCGTCGGCACCTTCATCACCCGATCCCTGGGCCAGGCCTCGCTCGCCGAGCACGGCCCGCTGCAGCAGGAGCTGCGCGCGTGGCTGGGCAGGGCCCGCGCGGCCGGCCTGACCGAACCGGGCATCGAGGCGATGTTCCAGAGCACCTTCCGCGAGAACCCCGAAGAGGAGTCATGACCGCGGTACTTTCGGCCCACGCGGTGGGCAAGAGATACGGCCGGCGCCAGGCGCTGGCCGAGTGCACCCTGGAGATACCCCCCGGGCACGTCGTCGGCCTGGTCGGGCCCAACGGCGCGGGCAAGACCACCCTGCTCAAGCTCGCCTGCGGGATGCTCGCGCCGAGCAGCGGCCGGATCGAGGTGCTCGGCGCCTCGCCCGCGGCCGGTCCCGCGCAGCTGGCCCGGGTGGGCTACGTCGCGCAGGACACGCCCACCTACCGCGCGCTGAGCGTCGGCGACCATCTCAAGCTCGGCGCCAAGCTCAACCCGCGCTGGGACGCGAAGGCCGCCCACGACCGGATCCAGCAGCTCGGCCTCGACCCGAAGCAGAAGGCGGGCAAGCTCTCCGGCGGTCAGCGCGCCCAGCTCGCGCTGACCCTCGCCGTGGCCAAGCGGCCGGAGCTTCTGCTGCTGGACGAGCCGGTCGCCAGCCTCGACCCGCTCGCCCGCCGCGGCTTCCTCGCCCAGCTGATGGAGTCGGTGGCGGAGCACGAGACCAGCGTCATCCTCTCCTCGCACCTGGTCTCCGACCTCGAACGCGTCTGCGACTACCTGGTCCTGCTGGTCGCCTCGAGGGTCCTGCTCGCCGGGGAGACCGACGATCTGATCGCGCGTCACCACCGGATCGTGTGCACGCGGCGCGAACAGGCGGATCTGCCCCCGGGCCTGCGCGTCGTCTCGGCCACGCACACGGAGCGGCAGAGCACGTTCATCGTGCGCGGAGAGACCGAGCCGCCGGTCGGCGACTGGGCCGCCGAGCGCCTCGACCTCGAGGACTTGGTGCTGGCCTACATGGAGCGCGCCGCCCAGCCGGCCCTGAGAAGCGAGCCGACCGATCTGACAGGAGTCGCACGATGATCTGGCTGACCTGGCGTCAGTTCCGCGGCCAGGCGGCGACCGGTCTCGCCGTCCTCGCCGCGATGGTGCTCTACCTGGTGATCAGCGGCCTGGCGATACGCCACGCGGTCTTGATCGGTCACATCGCCTGCGTCTCGCAGGACGACTGCGGCGATTCGGGCTGGTCGTTCTTCTTCGCCCACACCGCGATATTCAACTTCACCCAGGTGCTGTTCCTCGCCGTGGTGGGCCTCGCCGGGATCTTCTGGGGATCCCCGCTGATCGCCCACGAGTTCGAGGCCGGCACGCATCAGCTCGCCTGGAACCAGAGCGTCACGCGCGGCCGCTGGCTCGTCGCCAAGCTCCTGGTCCTCGGTGCCGTCTCGATCGCGGTCGTCGGGCTTCTCGACGTGCTGATGGCGTGGTGGTCCCGGCCGCTCGACCCGATCGCGAAGACCCGGTACTGGGCCCAGGTCTTCCCCACCCACGGTTTCGTGGCGATCGGTTACGGCCTGTTCGCCTTCGCCACCGGCGTCACCGCGGGCCTCGTGCTGCGGCGCACGGTTCCCGCGATCGCGGTCGCGCTCGCACTCTTCGCCGGTATGCAGATCCTGATGCCGACGGTCGTGCGAGCGCACCTGGTGCCGCCGGCGACGCTCACCTATCCGATCGACCAGTCGATGGGGGACTTCACCAGTTGGGACTACGCGACCATGGGTCCGCAGCACTACATGCACTTCGGCGGGCTGCCGACACCGCAGGGTTCGTGGAAGCTGAGCGAGTCTCCGGTCGAGACCGCCGACGGCCGTCCGGTCGAGATGGCCGCCTACGCGAAGTGCTTCGTCGATCCGGCGGAGGGCACCGCGCAGGAGAAGGGCGGCGGCTTGGACCTGGGGCAGATCGGCACCTGCCTGGCCGGCTACCACCTGCACGAGAGCGTCACCTTCCAGCCCGCGGACAACTACTGGCCGATGCAGTGGGCTGAGACGGGGGTCTTCACCGGGCTCGCGCTGCTGATGTCAGGCTTCTGCTTCCTGTGGGTCCGGCGCCGCTGAAGCGCCCGTCGGGGCGGTCCGGCGCGGCTTGAGGGCGGCGAAGCGCTGCTCGGTCTCGCGCAGCAGCCGCTGCCGGTCCGCCGAGTCGCGTTCGGTCACCCGGTCGTAGTTGACCCAGGTCAGATCCTTGACGCCGATCTTGGCGAAGGTGCCCTTGAACAGGATCTTCGTCAGCGGGTCGCGGTACCACCAGCGGTAGGCGGCGTGCGGTGTGGTCATGATGGAGAGCACCGTGACGCCGCCGAGCCGCGGCATCAGGTTGCGGAACGGATTGCCCTTGGCCGCGGGCAGTTCGTCGAAGACGACGCCCTTGGTCAGCACCCGGTCGAGGAAGCCCTTGGTGGCCGCCGGCATCGCCTCCCACCACACCGGGAACGCGAACACGAGGTGGTCGGCCGCGAGCAGCCGCTGCTGGTAGTCGAGGACCTGCGGGTCCACCACCCGGCCCTGGCGCCAGGCGGCGAGGTCCTGCGCGTTCATCGCCGGGGAGAAGTCGTCGGCGGCCAGGTCGATCAGGTCGACCTGGTGCCCGGCCCGAGCGGCCCCGCCCATCGCGGCCGCGGCCACGGCAGCGGTGAAGCTGCGGCGGTGCGGGATGTTCTCGGCCGAGGTCAGCGTGTAGGGGTGGTCGAGGATCAGCAAGATGCGCATGGCGACGCTCCCGTGGTCAGGATCGGGGTGGACGGTTTCTCGTGCAACTGTTTCCTCTGCAACAGTTGCACTCGAAACCGTTGCTTGTCAAACAGGTGGGTATCCTGGCGGCATGGAGAGCACGCCGCTGCCCGACGACCTGGCCACGCTGTGGTTCCTCATCCGCCGTGTCGCGGGACTGATGGACCGGGGCGGGGAGGCGCTGTTCCAGCAGGAACTCGGCATCTCGCTGGCCCAGTTCCTGGTCCTGTCCGTGGTCGACGCCCACCCCGGGCCGCTCAACCAGCAGGGCATCGCCGACCGGCTCGGGCTGACCAAGGGCACGGTCAGCCGGCAGATCGACCAGGCGGTCGCGGCCGGCCTGATGAACGTCGAGACCTCCCCGCGCAACCGGCGGGAGAACACCGTCACCCTCACCCCGGCCGGCACCGACCTGGTCCGGCGCGGCGACACGGCCTTCACCCGTCAGCGTTCGGCGATCGTGTCCGCGGTCGATCCGGACGAGATGAAGGCCGCGATCAAGGTGCTCGGCTCGATGCACGACACGCTCAGCGGCGAATAGGGCCTGTCCGGCCGAGGTCAGCCTGTTGACGACCTGGCTCATCGAGGCGGGGGAGACCCGGTTAGGATCTTTCGCATACCTGAAGAGTCCGTTCGGCCAGAAGGATGCGAAGCCATGCCCGCAAACCCCCTCGGTGTCGCGCTGCGCAACCGGCGTGCCGGCCAGCACACCCTCGTCTGGGCCCGCCCCGAGCTGGCGGCCTCGGAGAACTTCGCCCTGACCAGCCCCGTGTTCGAGCACGGAGGCCCGATCCCGGCGGCTTACCGCGGCCGGCTGTTCGGCGCGAACGTCTCGCCCGCCCTGGCCTGGACGCCGCCGCCGTCCGGCACGGCCGAACTCGTGCTGATCGCGCAGGACCCGGACGTCCCCTTCGGCAAGCCGGCGACCCACGCGCTCACCCTCGGCATCGACCCGGCGCTCGGCGGCCTGCCGGACAACGCGTTCGCCCACCCCAGCGACGTTCCCGGCCTGCGGCACGGCAAGGGTCCGCTGGGGCGCCGCGGCTGGGCCGGCCCCATGCCGATCAAGTCGCACGGGCCGCACGCCTACGTCTTCCAGCTCTTCGCCGTCGATCAGGCCCTTGAGTTGCCCGCCTCGTTCACCCTGGACCAGGTGGTCGCCGCCATCGCCGGGCATGTGCTGGGCCGCGCGCGGCTCGACGGCACCTACGAGATCCGCTGAGCTGCCTGCTTAGCGCAAGGCTCCGGCGCGCTCGGCGGCGTAGTCCGCGAGCGAGCGCGGGTCATGACCGGTGATCTGCCGGACGGCGTCGGTCACCGGCGTGTTGAGTCCATCGCGGATGAGCGTGTGCAGTCCCTGCTGCCAGATGACGAACCGTTCGTTCAGACCGGCCGCGCGCAGTTGATCAGAGTGCTGCTGCGGGTCGAGGGCGACGTAGGCCAGCTCGCGGTCGGCGGCGGAACCGAGCACGGCGAGCGCTTCGGTGTAGGTGAGCGACTGCGGGCCGGTCAGGTCGTAGGTGCGGCCTCCGTGCCCGCCGCGGACGAGGGCTATCGCGGCGACCTCGGCGATGTCGCGGGTGTCGATGAAGCTGAGCGCGGCGTCTCCGTCGGGCAACTCCAGCACGCCCTTGTCCCGCAGTGGCGAGGTGAAGGCACCGTCGCCGAAGTTCTGCTGGAACCAGTTGGGCCGCAGGATGGTCCACTCCTTCCCGGAGTTCCGCACGTCCTGCTCCCAGCCGGCCATGGGGACGACCTCGGGCAGCCGGTCGGCGCCGAGCACCGAGAGCAGCACGACCCGGCGGACCCCGGCCGGCTCGGCCAGCAGCTCGCGCACCAGGACGTCGGCGTCGGGCTGAGCGGTCGGGCCGACGATGTAGAGCCCTTCCGCGTCGCCGAGCGCGTCGGCCCAGGTGCCGCGGTCGGTCCAGTCGAAGCGCACCGGCACGACGCCGTCGGCCGGGGCTCCGGGGGTGCGCCCGCCGGCGCGGACCGTCGCGCCGAGAGAACGCAGCGCGCCGGTCACCTGAGTGCCGGTCTTTCCGCTGGCACCGATCACCAGGACTTCCATGTCATCGCTCCCTGATTCGTAGTCTCGCAGGACTCTTCGTTTCCGACGTCTCCTACGCTACGTCCCTATGGCCGGACGATGAATGTCCTGAGATCCGTGAAACATGTCTGATCGTCCGGCATCCGGCGCTAGCATGAGCGCATGGATGTGCTCGCCGGCGCCCTCGCGGCGATGAGCGTCGGGCCGGCCCGCTCCGCCCGCACCGAGGTGCACGCCCCGTGGGGTCTTCGCTTCCGCGAGGTCGGCGGCTCGACCTTCCACGTCGTGCTGGCCGGCGGCTGCTGGCTGCTGCCCGACGCGGCCGGCGCCCCGCTGCGCCTCGAAACCGGCGACGTGGTGTTCCTGCGGCACGGCAGCGCCCACGGCCTGGCCGACGATCCGGCCACGCCGTTGCGGGATTTCGCACCCGCCGGCTGGCAGCCCGGCACGATGATCGGCAGCGTCGAGATCGCCGGCTCCGGTCCTCGCGCGCTGTTGCTCTGCGGCGCCTACCAGCTCGGCCGAGCCCGTCCGCATCCGCTGCTGCGGGATCTGCCCGAGCTCCTGCACCTGCCGGCGGCGCAGGTGCGCAGCCGCGGACTCCCGGGAGCCGTCGAACTCCTCGGATCAGAACTCGAACAGCAGCGCCCGGGCCGGGACGGCATCGTCCCGGCCCTCGTCGACGCGATGCTGCTGCTGATCCTGCGCACCTGGTTCGAGGTGCGCGCCGGAGACGAGCGCCCGACCGGCTGGGCCGCCGCGATCGACGACCCGGCCGTCTTCGGTGCGCTGGCCGACCTGCACGAGCGGTGTGAGCGGCCCTGGACCGTCGCGGAACTCGCCGACCGGGCCGGAATGTCCCGGTCGGCCTTCGCGCACCGTTTCACCGCCTTGGTCGGCATCCCTCCGCTGGCGTACCTGACCTGGTGGCGGATGACCGCTGCCGGGCGGCTGCTGCAGGAGTCCGACGTCCCGCTGAGCGCGGTCGCCCGGCAGGTCGGCTACACCTCGGAGTTCGCCTTCGCCAAGGCGTTCAGGCGCGAGTACGGACTCGCGCCGGGACGTTTTCGGCGTTCAGCGGGGGAAGGTCAGGGCGCGGGCGTGGCGGCCGGGAAGTCGGCTATGGGGCAGTAGTTCGGCTGCGTCGGATCGTACGCGTGCAGGCCGATGGCAATGCCCTGCTGCGGACTCGTGTTCACCGGCTGCGCGTCGTCGACGAGGACGAGGGCGTGCCAGCCGGTGATCGACGCGGTGTAGAGCGTGCAGTTGTCGATCACCTTGGTGTGCTGGCGGATCGTCGCGATCGCCCGGCTCTGGACCCAGGTGGAGGAGTAGCTCGGGTCCGCCTCGAGCAGGTACAGCTCGTTCGCGTCGCTCGGGCTCACCGCCCAGAAGGACTCGCCGGCGGTCAGGTAGACGTCCGAGATCGACACCACGTCGTCGCTGTCGAGCGCGATGAAGCTGATATCGGGATCGGAGAAACCCGTCGTCCCCTGATGCGTCGGAGTCTTGATCTGGACCTCGGACGTGCCGTAGTCGGCCTGGATCGAGTACTTGCCGGTCTTCGCGTCGGTGACTTCGGGATCGTAGGTCTGCGGCACGCTTTCCGTGCCCGTGTTCGAATCCACGGCCATGAAATCCGTGTATCCGGCCCCGTAGGTGCTGGCGCCGAGATAGGTGCCGGCGGAATTGTAGAGGTAGAGCTCGTAGTTCGAGGTCGTGGTCGGGATTATCGCCGTCACCGACCAGTAGTCCCAGGTCGCGGTGTACTGGTAGTTCTGGGCGGCCGTGCCGGTGCTCACCCCGCCGTTGGCCAGAGCCGTGTTCGCGCTCGCCGTCTGGGCGGTCGCGGCCACCAGCACGAGCGCCGCGCCGACGTATCTCAGCCTTCGACTGACTTTCATGGTACCCCCTTGACTTCAAGATCCTCGATCACCGCGTGTGTCGAGGAGCAGGCGGAGCGTACCACCGGGCGCCGACACCGGACACGGGTGCGGCCGGTCCGGTCCGAGCGGTCGCGGGCACTGATACCCAAGCCATGATCCGCAATTTCTTGCTGCATTGCTTGCAGATATTTCGAAAGTTCCAACGACTCGCGTTCGGGATATCTGAGCACGTACGCCGCCTTCAACATGATCTCGCCGTGGATGGTCGGACGCATCAGCACCGCAGCGGACTCGGGCAGCTTCTACAACAACGTCAACGTAGGCGACCAGTCGTAGTGCAACTCCAACGGCATCGACTACCAGCCCTGCGTCCTGCCCGGCGACCTCTCGGCCAACCAGCGCGCCCACGGCGACTTCATGTGGGAGCAGTTCTACAACATGGTGCGCGTGGGAGCTCAGGGCATTTACATCTCGATGTTCGACGAGTTCGGCGAGGGTAACCAAATCGTCAACACCGCGCCCGACCAGTCGACCGTGCCCACCAACTCAGGCCTCTACGCCCTCAACGAAGACGGCACCGCCTGCTCCGCGGACTACTACATGCGTCTCACAGGTGACGGCGGACGCATGCTCAAGGGCCAGATCGCGCTCACCAACGTCCGCCCGACACAGCCTGTCGTCGGCACGACCACTCCGCCGCCCGCGAACGCGAATCTCGCGCTGGGCAAGCCGACCAGCGCCAGCGGTTCCACACAGGGCTACGTCCCGGCGAACACCGTGGACGGGAATCCGAACACGTATTGGGAGTCCGCGGACAACGCGTTCCCGCAGTGGTTGCAGGTGGACCTCGGCTCAGCCGTCTCGATCGGCTCGATCACGTTGCGCTGCCGCCGTCTTCGTCTTGGGCGACGCGTACGCAGACGATCCAGGTTCTCGGTAGCACGGACAACTCGACGTTCACCTCGATCGTCGGGGCGACGGGCTACACCTTCAATCCGTCCACCGGTAACTCGGTGAGCATCACGCTGCCGTCGACCACGACGCGCTATGTGCGGCTGAGCTTCACCGCGAACACCGAGTGGCCGGCCGGGCAGATCTCCGAGTTCCAGGTCTACGCAGGGTGAAAGGCGCGAGCGCGCCATGACAGACTGGTCGGATGGAAGATCAGCTTTCCGGTAATGACCTCGTCACAGACCTGCGCACCGCGCTGCGCGGCTGTGCCCGACGCCTGTCAGGCGCGCCCGCCACGACCATGGGCGAGAGCCTGTCCGCCCTGGTGGCGCGCGCGGGCGAGCTTGTCGGCGGCGACGGGGGAGCGTTGCTGGACGAGCGGCCCGACGTGTACGGCGACGGCGTCGTCGCCATGCTCGAACGCCGCGTCGCCGACCTGCTCGGCAAGCCGGCCGCCGCATACTTCCCCACCGGGACCATGGTCCAGCAGGTCGCCCTGCGCTGCTGGGCGCTGGAGACCGGCAGCGACGTCCTCGCCACGCACCCGCTCTCGCACCTCGAGGTGCACGAGCGGCACGCCTACCGCGACCTCACCGGGCTGCGAGGGGTCTGGCCGACGGCCGAGCCGCGCAACCCGACGGCCGCCGACCTGCGCTCCATCGCCGAACCGTTCGGCACGCTCAGCGTCGAACTGCCGCTGCGCGACGCCGGGTTCCTGCTGCCGGAGTGGGACGAGCTGGCGGCTGTCGCCGACGCCGCCCACAAGCGCGGAGCCCGAGTCCACTTCGACGGCGCCCGGCTGTGGGAGTCCGCGGTCCACTACGCCCGCCCGCTGTCGGAGGTCGCCGATCTGGCCGACTCCGTGTACGTGTCCTTCTACAAGTCGCTGGGCGGCGTCAGCGGCGCGGCCGTGGCCGGGCCGGAGGAATTCGTCGCCGGGCTCAAGGAGTGGCGCCACCGCTACGGCGGCCAGGTCTTCCAGCAGTGGCCGACCGTGCTGAGCGCGCTGATCGGACTGGACCGGGAGCTGCCGCGGCTGCCCGAGTACGTCGCCCACGCCAAGACCGTGGCGGCCGCGCTCGCCGAGGTCGGCGCCGACGTCCGCGGCGTACGCGTCCACCCCGAGCCGCCGCACACCCACCAGTTCCGGCTGTGGGTCCCGTTCGACGCCCGTGCGATGCGCCGCGCCGGTATCGAGCAGATCGCGCAGACCGGCACCGGGCTGTTCGAACGCTGGGCCCCGGGGCAGGCGCCCGGAACCGCGTACACCGAGGTCACCGCCGCCACGGCGGCGCTCGCCTGGAAACCGGCGGAGATCAGCGCCGCGCTCCGCGACCTCCTGGAGCGCGCGGAGCCCGGCGGGTCGGAGGCTTGACCCGCCGGGCCGCGCACGGCTCGGTGCTCAGCCCACCGAGCAGGCCGCGCCGTTGAGCGTGAAGCCGGTCGGAGCCGCCGAGTTGCCGGTCTGGTTGGCGTTGAAGCCCAACGTGACCGTGCCGCCCGCCGGGATCGAGCCGTTGTAGCTCAGGTTGGTCGCCGACACGGCGCCGGACGTGCCGGTGAAGGTCGCGTTCCAGCCCTGGGTGATCACCTGGCCGGAGGCCAGGGTGAACTTCAGCGTCCAGCCGTTGATCGCGGCGCCGTTGTTGGTCACGGTGAGGTTCTCGGTCTCGCCGGTGTTCCAGGCGCTGATCGTGTCGGTCACCTTGCACGCGCCGGACCCGCCGCCGCCGGTGGTCGGGCCGGAGCTCGGCGAGGCCGAGGTCGCGGACGGCGACGGGCTCGCGCTGTGCGACGGGCTCGGGCTCGGGTTGCCGCCGGTGGAGGAGCCGTCGAGGCCGAAGAAGTGGATGGCGTCCTGCTCCATCCCCTGGCCCTCGATCGGCAGCACGTGGCCCTGGCCGGCGATGCTGTAGGCCTCGACCTCGATCGTGCCGGAGCCGTTGTCGTACCGGGTCCGGGTCCAGTTCGCGGCCGGGCTGTCAGTGGTGGTCGGCGTCGAGCTCACCCCGAGCACCGTCGTCCACTGCAGGATCTCCTGACCGAAGTTGTTGTAGTTCAGCGTGGTGTCGGCGGTGCCGTGCCACAGCTGCATCCGCGGCCGCGCGCCGGAGTAGCCCGGGTACGCGTTGTAGACCTGCTGGGCCCACTGCGCCCCGGTCATGGTGCTCTGGCCGTTGGCGCAGGCGGAGTTCCAGCCGTCCACGGTGCCGGTGTAGAAGCAGCCGAAGGGCACGCCCATGAACGCCGAGCCGGCCTGGAAGACGTTCGGGTAGTCGCCCAGCATGACGTTGGTCATCATCGCGCCCGAGGACGCGCCGGTGACGTAGACCCGGCTGGAGTCGCCGTTGTTGTGCTGCTCGACATAGGTGATCATCGACATAAGGCCGGCCGGGTCGCTGTTGCCGGTGTGCGACAGCGCCGCCGAGGACGAGACGTCCCAGCAGTTGCCGCTGCGGTTCGCGGTCGGGTAGATGACGATGAACCCGTACTGGTCCGCCAGCGAGGCGAACGCGGTGCCGGAGTAGAAGCCCGGCCCGGTCCCGGTGCACTGGTGCAGCGCGAGCAGGATGGCCGGGTGCGCCGAGACGTTGTTGGGTACGTACTCGTACATCAGCAGGTTGGTCGGGTTGGTGCCGAAGTTGGTGACCTGCACCAACGAGGCCGCGGCGGCGGTGGGCGCGCTCGCCACGACCGCGGTGATCGTGGCCGCCGCCGTGACGGCGGCGGTGAGCGCTGCTCCCAGCGCCCGCAATCTGTGTTTCATCCTGAGCTCCTGGTCCGAAAGATTTCGAACAGAACACTGATTCATCAGCCCTCGAGACGGTAGAACCACCGACCATCGGAGTCAAACACACAGCTAGCGAGGTTGAAAGCTTCCATGACAGGCGATGAAATTTTCAGTCATCCACGCCGTGATCGTCAGTCGGCCGTATGCTTATACTGAGCGCGATGACTGATATGCCTGGCCCGAAGCCCGGCCGCGCGCGCGGCGATGCCGGGGTGACCACCGCCGCCGCGATCGCGCGGCTGGCCGGGGTCTCCGTGCCCACGGTCTCGCGCGTGCTCAACGGAAAGGCCGGCGTGGCCCTGGCCACCCGCGAGCGGGTCGAGGCGGTGATCCGCGAGCACGGCTACCGCAGGCCGGAGACCGAGGCGCCGGCCGCGATCGTCGAGCTCGTCTTCCACGCCCTGGAGAGCCTGTGGGCGCTGGAGATCATCCGCGGTGTGGAGCGGGTGGCGCGGGCGAACGAGCTGGCCGTGGTGCTCACCGAGATGGAGGGCCGGCTCACCCCGGGCCGGGCCTGGACCGAGCAGGTGCTCGCGCGCCGCCCGGCCGGGGTGATCGCGGTCTTCTCCGAGCTGACCGTGGCCCAGCAGTCCAAGCTGGCCTCCCGCGGCATTCCGCTGGTGGTGCTCGACCCGACCGGAGAACCGCTGCACGAGACCCCGTCCGTGGGCGCGGCGAACTGGAGCGGGGGCCTGAGCGCCACCCGCCACCTGATCGACCTCGGCCACCGCCGGATAGCCATGATCAACGGCCCGGTGGTCTGGCCCTGCTGCCGGGCCCGGCTCGGCGGCTACCGCGCCGCGCTGGAGATGGCCGGGATCCCGGTGGACCCGGAGCTGATCCGCGACTCCACCCTCTACGTCGAGGGCGGCCTGCAGGACGGCGCCGCGCTGCTCGCCCTGCCGGACCCGCCCACCGCCGTCTTCACCGCCAACGACCTGCAGGCCCACGGCGTGTACGAGGCCGCCCGCCGGGCCGGCGTGCGCATCCCGGAGGACCTGAGCGTCGTCGGGTTCGACGACCTCCCCTTCTCCCAGTGGGCCGGCCCGCCGATGACCACCGTCCGCCAGCCGCTGGAGGAGATGGGCGCGGCCGCCGCGGAGATGATGCTGGCCATCGGCCGCGGCGAGCAGCCCCGGTTCACCCGGCTCGAGCTGACCA
This genomic window from Actinospica robiniae DSM 44927 contains:
- a CDS encoding GntR family transcriptional regulator: MIEFHLDTRSGLAPYLQIVGQVRQALLLGLLAEGDKLPTVKEVVAKVAINPNTVSKAYRELEHLGLAAAKPGVGTFITRSLGQASLAEHGPLQQELRAWLGRARAAGLTEPGIEAMFQSTFRENPEEES
- a CDS encoding AraC family transcriptional regulator: MDVLAGALAAMSVGPARSARTEVHAPWGLRFREVGGSTFHVVLAGGCWLLPDAAGAPLRLETGDVVFLRHGSAHGLADDPATPLRDFAPAGWQPGTMIGSVEIAGSGPRALLLCGAYQLGRARPHPLLRDLPELLHLPAAQVRSRGLPGAVELLGSELEQQRPGRDGIVPALVDAMLLLILRTWFEVRAGDERPTGWAAAIDDPAVFGALADLHERCERPWTVAELADRAGMSRSAFAHRFTALVGIPPLAYLTWWRMTAAGRLLQESDVPLSAVARQVGYTSEFAFAKAFRREYGLAPGRFRRSAGEGQGAGVAAGKSAMGQ
- a CDS encoding ABC transporter permease subunit is translated as MIWLTWRQFRGQAATGLAVLAAMVLYLVISGLAIRHAVLIGHIACVSQDDCGDSGWSFFFAHTAIFNFTQVLFLAVVGLAGIFWGSPLIAHEFEAGTHQLAWNQSVTRGRWLVAKLLVLGAVSIAVVGLLDVLMAWWSRPLDPIAKTRYWAQVFPTHGFVAIGYGLFAFATGVTAGLVLRRTVPAIAVALALFAGMQILMPTVVRAHLVPPATLTYPIDQSMGDFTSWDYATMGPQHYMHFGGLPTPQGSWKLSESPVETADGRPVEMAAYAKCFVDPAEGTAQEKGGGLDLGQIGTCLAGYHLHESVTFQPADNYWPMQWAETGVFTGLALLMSGFCFLWVRRR
- a CDS encoding ABC transporter ATP-binding protein, whose translation is MTAVLSAHAVGKRYGRRQALAECTLEIPPGHVVGLVGPNGAGKTTLLKLACGMLAPSSGRIEVLGASPAAGPAQLARVGYVAQDTPTYRALSVGDHLKLGAKLNPRWDAKAAHDRIQQLGLDPKQKAGKLSGGQRAQLALTLAVAKRPELLLLDEPVASLDPLARRGFLAQLMESVAEHETSVILSSHLVSDLERVCDYLVLLVASRVLLAGETDDLIARHHRIVCTRREQADLPPGLRVVSATHTERQSTFIVRGETEPPVGDWAAERLDLEDLVLAYMERAAQPALRSEPTDLTGVAR
- a CDS encoding alpha/beta fold hydrolase, which gives rise to MARFVLIPGAGGEAWYFHLLVEQLEGRGHEAIAVDIAEDDPRLGLEDYARQVLADAAGHPETVLLAQSMGAFTAPVVASRTPLRALVLLNPMTPIPGETPGEWWAQTGQPQARVAADRAAGRDPEFTVETHFFHDLPDALREEAAKGGRTPATTPFDQSAEFIAWPSIPIKAIVGRDDRLFPLEFQQRVIRERLGIEPEAIDGGHLLALSRPAELADRLEAFLAKLPEA
- a CDS encoding threonine aldolase family protein → MEDQLSGNDLVTDLRTALRGCARRLSGAPATTMGESLSALVARAGELVGGDGGALLDERPDVYGDGVVAMLERRVADLLGKPAAAYFPTGTMVQQVALRCWALETGSDVLATHPLSHLEVHERHAYRDLTGLRGVWPTAEPRNPTAADLRSIAEPFGTLSVELPLRDAGFLLPEWDELAAVADAAHKRGARVHFDGARLWESAVHYARPLSEVADLADSVYVSFYKSLGGVSGAAVAGPEEFVAGLKEWRHRYGGQVFQQWPTVLSALIGLDRELPRLPEYVAHAKTVAAALAEVGADVRGVRVHPEPPHTHQFRLWVPFDARAMRRAGIEQIAQTGTGLFERWAPGQAPGTAYTEVTAATAALAWKPAEISAALRDLLERAEPGGSEA
- a CDS encoding MarR family winged helix-turn-helix transcriptional regulator, which translates into the protein MESTPLPDDLATLWFLIRRVAGLMDRGGEALFQQELGISLAQFLVLSVVDAHPGPLNQQGIADRLGLTKGTVSRQIDQAVAAGLMNVETSPRNRRENTVTLTPAGTDLVRRGDTAFTRQRSAIVSAVDPDEMKAAIKVLGSMHDTLSGE
- a CDS encoding YbhB/YbcL family Raf kinase inhibitor-like protein, whose product is MPANPLGVALRNRRAGQHTLVWARPELAASENFALTSPVFEHGGPIPAAYRGRLFGANVSPALAWTPPPSGTAELVLIAQDPDVPFGKPATHALTLGIDPALGGLPDNAFAHPSDVPGLRHGKGPLGRRGWAGPMPIKSHGPHAYVFQLFAVDQALELPASFTLDQVVAAIAGHVLGRARLDGTYEIR
- a CDS encoding NAD(P)H-binding protein, whose amino-acid sequence is MEVLVIGASGKTGTQVTGALRSLGATVRAGGRTPGAPADGVVPVRFDWTDRGTWADALGDAEGLYIVGPTAQPDADVLVRELLAEPAGVRRVVLLSVLGADRLPEVVPMAGWEQDVRNSGKEWTILRPNWFQQNFGDGAFTSPLRDKGVLELPDGDAALSFIDTRDIAEVAAIALVRGGHGGRTYDLTGPQSLTYTEALAVLGSAADRELAYVALDPQQHSDQLRAAGLNERFVIWQQGLHTLIRDGLNTPVTDAVRQITGHDPRSLADYAAERAGALR
- a CDS encoding NAD(P)H-dependent oxidoreductase, with the protein product MRILLILDHPYTLTSAENIPHRRSFTAAVAAAAMGGAARAGHQVDLIDLAADDFSPAMNAQDLAAWRQGRVVDPQVLDYQQRLLAADHLVFAFPVWWEAMPAATKGFLDRVLTKGVVFDELPAAKGNPFRNLMPRLGGVTVLSIMTTPHAAYRWWYRDPLTKILFKGTFAKIGVKDLTWVNYDRVTERDSADRQRLLRETEQRFAALKPRRTAPTGASAAPDPQEAEA